One part of the Neisseria zalophi genome encodes these proteins:
- a CDS encoding HvfX family Cu-binding RiPP maturation protein: MNKANNLARFSETWGKDIALLGLRFFLAYEFLESGLEKWGGQNWFADIQDSFPFPLNLFSADFNWTVAMGAELIIPALLIVGLFGRWGALILMVITGVAWYAVHGGNGYNVCNNGYKMALIYLVALLPLVLQGVGRFSLDYVLFGKKNNRLSEQAV; the protein is encoded by the coding sequence ATGAACAAAGCTAACAATCTGGCCCGATTCTCAGAAACATGGGGCAAAGACATTGCTCTATTAGGTTTACGCTTTTTCCTAGCTTATGAATTTTTAGAATCCGGTTTGGAAAAATGGGGTGGTCAAAACTGGTTTGCCGATATTCAAGACTCATTCCCTTTCCCACTCAATCTGTTTTCTGCCGACTTCAACTGGACAGTAGCAATGGGTGCAGAGCTGATTATCCCCGCTTTATTGATTGTCGGTTTGTTCGGTCGTTGGGGCGCACTGATTTTAATGGTGATTACCGGCGTTGCTTGGTATGCAGTACATGGCGGCAACGGCTATAACGTCTGCAACAACGGATACAAAATGGCATTAATTTATTTGGTTGCACTATTACCACTGGTATTACAAGGCGTAGGACGTTTTTCACTCGATTATGTTTTGTTCGGCAAGAAAAACAATCGTCTTTCAGAACAAGCCGTCTGA